The following proteins are co-located in the Solanum pennellii chromosome 1, SPENNV200 genome:
- the LOC107003323 gene encoding ADP-ribosylation factor 1 — MGLSFGKLFSRLFAKKEMRILMVGLDAAGKTTILYKLKLGEIVTTIPTIGFNVETVEYKNISFTVWDVGGQDKIRPLWRHYFQNTQGLIFVVDSNDRDRVVEARDELHRMLNEDELRDAVLLVFANKQDLPNAMNAAEITDKLGLHSLRQRHWYIQSTCATSGEGLYEGLDWLSNNIANKG; from the exons ATGGGTTTATCATTCGGGAAGCTTTTCAGTCGGCTGTTTGCCAAGAAGGAGATGCGTATTCTGATGGTTGGTCTTGATGCAGCTGGTAAAACCACCATATTGTACAAGCTCAAGCTGGGAGAGATTGTTACCACCATTCCTACCATTG GATTCAATGTGGAGACTGTTGAGTACAAGAACATAAGCTTCACCGTCTGGGATGTCGGGGGTCAGGACAAG ATCAGACCATTGTGGAGGCATTACTTCCAAAACACACAAGGACTTATCTTTGTGGTTGATAGTAATGATCGTGATCGTGTTGTTGAGGCCAGAGACGAGCTGCATCGGATGTTGAATGAG GATGAACTGAGAGATGCTGTGCTGCTTGTGTTTGCTAACAAGCAAGATCTTCCAAATGCTATGAATGCTGCTGAGATCACTGACAAGCTTGGTTTGCACTCCCTCCGTCAACGTCACTG GTACATTCAGAGCACATGTGCTACCTCTGGAGAAGGGTTGTATGAGGGGCTTGACTGGCTCTCAAACAACATTGCAAACAAG GGTTGA
- the LOC107030645 gene encoding WAT1-related protein At1g09380 — protein MGNDLLPLLTMVIVQLGYAGMNIISKLAMDSGMNPFVHVAYRQIFATIAIAPFAYFLERKTRPKLTPSILFQIFLCSIFGVSMNQITYFVGLKNTTPTISCALSNLTPAVTFLLAIPFGLERVGLGSKAGQAKMLGTILCVGGAMLLSFYHGSIVPIDQPNIHWKYAQDMTQNKSTTTHGNFILGPFLLIISAVSWGIWSILQAKLSMVYAAPYSSSALMCLMASFQCVIVGICFDHNISDWSLSHSIRAVSSIYSGVVCTALAYCLMSWCIERKGPLYVSVFNPLLLVIVAILSWGVLQEKIYIGTVIGSILIVLGLYGVLWGKNNELKLPIEFDEEIGDIEKEKQKKDMEMQLQH, from the exons ATGGGGAATGACTTGTTGCCTTTGTTGACTATGGTGATTGTACAATTAGGGTATGCAGGGATGAATATTATTTCAAAGCTTGCAATGGATTCAGGCATGAACCCTTTTGTTCATGTAGCTTACAGACAAATATTTGCTACCATTGCAATTGCACCATTTGCATATTTCTTGGAAAG AAAAACAAGGCCAAAGTTAACTCCATCCATCCTTTTCCAGATTTTCTTGTGCTCTATTTTTGG GGTTAGTATGAACCAAATAACATACTTTGTTGGCCTCAAGAATACAACTCCAACTATTTCATGTGCTTTGTCAAATCTAACCCCAGCTGTCACTTTTCTTCTAGCTATCCCCTTTGg GCTAGAAAGAGTGGGACTTGGGAGTAAAGCAGGACAAGCAAAAATGTTAGGAACAATATTATGTGTTGGTGGTGCTATGTTATTGTCATTTTACCATGGATCTATTGTTCCAATTGATCAACCAAATATCCATTGGAAATATGCACAAGACATGACACAAAATAAAAGCACCACAACCCATGGAAATTTCATATTAGGCCCTTTTCTACTCATTATTAGTGCTGTTTCTTGGGGAATTTGGTCTATCCTTCAg GCAAAACTAAGTATGGTGTATGCAGCTCCTTATTCTAGCTCAGCTTTGATGTGTCTAATGGCTAGTTTTCAATGTGTGATTGTTGGAATTTGCTTTGATCATAATATATCTGATTGGTCTTTGAGCCATAGCATCAGAGCTGTCTCTTCTATTTACTCG GGAGTGGTGTGCACTGCATTAGCTTACTGCTTAATGTCATGGTGCATAGAAAGAAAAGGTCCATTGTATGTTTCAGTATTCAATCCATTATTGCTAGTAATTGTAGCAATTCTCAGCTGGGGTGTGCTTCAagagaaaatctacatcggaaC gGTTATAGGGTCAATTCTGATAGTATTGGGACTTTATGGAGTACTTTGGGGAAAAAATAACGAGTTGAAGCTTCCAatagaatttgatgaagaaattggtgatattgaaaaagaaaaacagaaaaaggACATGGAAATGCAGTTGCAGCATTAA
- the LOC114075600 gene encoding WAT1-related protein At1g09380-like has protein sequence MGKNLFPFFLMVLVQLGSAGTAIISKIVMDDGMNPYVHLSYRQIIATISIAPFAYFFERETRPKLTPSTLFLIFLCSIFGVTGMQTTYLIGLKNSTATITTALANLVPAITFLLAVLSGLEKVVLRSKGGQAKVMGTMLCICGAMLLSLYHGKMLIGQLKIHWKYSQHHTTKNIIHDPNNNTHGNFFLGPFLVIISCIVYSLWLIIQPRVNERYAAPYSSTTLMCFMASLECTIIALCVNNHDKNAWSLNPIRAISVLYNGIISSALAFYLITWCIKRKGPLYVSVFLPLLLVISAFLSWALLGEKLYVGTIVGSMLTVIGLYGFLWGKKKEMERIKKETEEKVFNTKKNQLTKIDLDLQLSENSKHSFTNAQSKI, from the exons atgggaaaaaatttatttcctttctttctaaTGGTTCTAGTACAATTAGGTTCTGCTGGAACAGCTATTATATCAAAAATTGTAATGGATGATGGGATGAATCCATATGTGCATTTGTCTTATCGACAAATTATTGCAACTATTTCTATTGCACCCTTTGCTTACTTCTTCGAGAG GGAAACAAGACCTAAATTGACACCGTCTACCCTATTCCTCATATTCTTGTGTTCTATTTTCGG GGTAACTGGAATGCAAACAACATATCTTATTGGATTAAAGAATTCCACAGCAACAATTACAACTGCCCTTGCTAACTTAGTCCCTGCAATTACATTCCTTCTTGCTGTCCTTTCTGG GCTTGAAAAAGTAGTATTGAGAAGTAAAGGAGGGCAAGCCAAAGTGATGGGGACAATGTTATGCATTTGTGGAGCTATGTTGCTATCTTTATATCATGGAAAAATGTTGATTGGACAATTGAAGATACATTGGAAATATTCACAACATCatacaactaaaaatattattcatgaCCCTAATAATAACACCCATGGAAACTTCTTCTTGGGGCCCTTTCTAGTCATTATCAGTTGTATCGTTTACTCTTTATGGCTAATCATACAA cCTAGAGTGAATGAGAGGTATGCTGCTCCATATTCTAGCACAACTTTGATGTGCTTCATGGCAAGTTTGGAGTGTACAATTATTGCCCTTTGTGTTAATAATCATGACAAAAATGCATGGTCTTTGAACCCCATCAGAGCTATTTCTGTCCTTTATAAC ggAATTATAAGCTCAGCGCTAGCCTTCTATTTGATTACATGGTGCATAAAAAGGAAAGGACCTCTATATGTCTCTGTATTCCTCCCATTGCTATTAGTCATTTCTGCCTTCCTCAGTTGGGCACTACTTGGCGAGAAATTATACGTTGGCAC AATTGTGGGATCAATGTTGACTGTTATTGGACTGTATGGTTTTCTATGGGGGAAGAAAAAGGAAATGGAGCGTATTAAAAAGGAGACAGAAGAAAAGGTATTTAATACTAAGAAGAACCAATTGACAAAGATTGATTTGGATTTGCAATTATCAGAAAATTCAAAACATAGCTTCACAAATGCTCAAAgcaaaatatga
- the LOC107025701 gene encoding WAT1-related protein At1g09380-like produces the protein MGKDLLPFFVMVLVQLGYAGTAIISKVVMDDGMDPYVHLSYRQIIATISIAPFAYFFERETRSKLTMYTFFLIFLCSIFGVTAMQMTYLIGLKNSTATIATALDNLVPAITFLLAVLFGLEKIGVTSRGGQAKVMGTMLCVCGAMLLSLYHGKVLFGQLKIHWKYSQHYTNKNIIDPNNNNSHGNFFLGPFLVIISDIVYSLWLIIQPKVTERYAAPYSSTTLMCFMASLECTIVALCVNNHDKNAWSLNPIGAISVLYNGIISSALAFYLITWCIKRKGPLHVSVFLPLLLVISAFLSWTLLGEKLYVGTIMGSMLTVIGLYGFLWGKKKEMEQIKEATKEKVLKKKQLTKIDLELQFSENSN, from the exons ATGGGGAAAGATTTATTGCCTTTTTTTGTAATGGTGCTAGTACAATTAGGCTATGCTGGAACAGCAATTATTTCAAAAGTTGTAATGGATGATGGGATGGACCCATATGTGCATTTATCTTATCGACAGATTATTGCAACTATTTCTATTGCACCCTTTGCTTACTTCTTCGAgag GGAAACAAGATCTAAATTGACGATGTAtacattttttctaatttttttgtgttcGATTTTTGG GGTAACTgcaatgcaaatgacatatcTTATCGGACTAAAAAATTCCACAGCTACAATTGCAACTGCCCTTGATAACTTAGTCCCAGCAATTACATTCCTTCTTGCCGTCCTTTTCGG TCTTGAAAAAATAGGAGTGACAAGTAGAGGAGGGCAAGCCAAAGTGATGGGGACAATGTTGTGCGTTTGTGGAGCTATGTTGCTATCTTTGTATCATGGCAAAGTGTTGTTTGGACAATTGAAGATACATTGGAAATATTCACAacattatacaaacaaaaatattattgaccctaataataataatagccaTGGAAACTTCTTCTTGGGGCCATTTCTAGTCATTATAAGTGATATAGTTTACTCTTTATGGCTAATCATACAA CCTAAAGTGACCGAGAGATATGCAGCTCCATATTCTAGCACAACTTTGATGTGCTTCATGGCAAGTTTGGAGTGTACAATTGTTGCCCTTTGTGTTAATAATCATGACAAAAATGCATGGTCTTTGAACCCCATCGGAGCTATTTCTGTCCTTTATAAC ggAATTATAAGCTCAGCGCTAGCCTTCTATTTGATTACATGGTGCATAAAAAGGAAAGGACCTCTACATGTCTCTGTATTCCTCCCATTGCTATTAGTCATTTCTGCCTTTCTCAGTTGGACATTACTTGGCGAAAAATTATACGTTGGCAC AATTATGGGGTCAATGTTGACTGTTATTGGACTGTATGGTTTTTTATGGGGGAAGAAAAAGGAGATGGAGCAAATTAAGGAGGCCACAAAGGAGAAGGTACTTAAGAAGAAACAATTAACAAAGATTGATCTGGAATTGCAATTCTCAGAAAATTCCAATTAG